In the Prionailurus viverrinus isolate Anna chromosome A3, UM_Priviv_1.0, whole genome shotgun sequence genome, gttaagcgtccgacttcagccaggtcacgatctcacggtccgcgagttcgagccccgcgtcgggctctgggctgatggctcagagcctggagcctgtttccaattctgtgtctccctctctctctgcccctcccccattcatgctctgtctctctctgtcccaaaaataaataaacgttgaaaaaaaaaaaaaatttaaaaaaagaaatgccaaaacaGAAATATCTTATAGTTTTGTAAATAACTGTGTTCTAGAACTATACCTATCTATTGAACCTAGAGGCCAAATTTAATTGGTATACAAAAATAttacatgagaaaagaaaagaataataactctaatatacacatttaaatccAGACCTAACCTTCTTCCCTCCATACTTTCCACATGTCCTAGATTTAGGAATAGTATATGCTCTAACAGAGTAGAggttatacatatatacagtggaaGAGATAAGCTGTTTGAATGATTATAATCACCATTTTAAACCAACTGAAACAAGTATCAAATGACTTCTTAGTAcctttttatttacatgttttaaaaaaccaTCTAATTcttcttgtctcctttttttaatattcttatgtgaacaaactttttctataattttcttctgGAGAGGATCTGCCACGTGGTCAGTCCATCTTTTATAtaacctctcttttcttcttgcatTTAAGAAGTCATGATGTTGTAAATACTTATCTAGTTCCTATTAAACAATGACAGAAAAGGCAATTATCCTAAAGTTATTTTGTACTAAAATTTAAACTTCATTTATATTCCTAAGAATAACTCACAAAGTCATTCACTGATTTATTTGGCTTCTACTGTGTGATACACACTACACTAGAAATGATGAATATATAGATTAATTAGACAACATGCCTACTCTCCCTAGAGAGATAGACTACaagacaaatacacaaaatagGAGGGACAATATAgcaacatgtatgtgtgtgtatatataatatacacatatgtatacatatatacatataggtaATAAATATAGATTGTAATACATATAGATATAAGCATGTATctataaaagaactaaaaacaaagacTCAGATACTTATATACCAATGTttgtaacagcattattcacaatagccaaaagatgaaaacaacccaagtgtccatcagcagatgaatgtataaacaaaatgtggtatatacacaaaatgcaatattatacagccataaaatggaatgaagttctgacataggctacaacatggatgaatcttgaagacaatatgctaagtgaaataagccagacacaaaaggacaaatactgtaggattccacttatatgaaattaTCTAGAGTaaacaaattcataaagacagatgGTAAGCCAGAAGTTACCAGAGGGACctctggggagggaggaatggaaagTCATTACTTAATGCATATACAGTTTTGGCTGGGGTGATGAAAAGTTGTAGAGATAAATaaatggtgatggtttcacaacaCCCAtctatttggaaataaatagTAATGATGATTGCACAACCTGTGAAtaattaatgtcactgaattgtacacttaaaaatggttaaggggcacctgggtggctcagtcagttaagtgtctgactcttgattttggctcaggtcatagatctcaagttcatgagatcaagacctgtgtcaggctccacattgggtgtggagcctgcttaagattctctttccttctccctctgccccttcccctcaagTGTGcactcttgctcgctctctctctctcataaaaaaaaaaaaaaggtttaaaatagctaattttatgttatatatattttaccacaatggaaagtgactaattttttttttattcctacagTGGGACACATTTGGGATGGGCCTTAAAGGAGTTacctagggggcacctgggtgactcaagcAGTTGACCAtccagcttaggctcaggtcatgatttcacagctcatgagatcgagtcccacatcaggctctgtgctgacagctcagagcctggagcctacttcagagcctagagcctgtctccctctctctctctctctgcccttccccaactcgtgctcgctcgctctctctctctctctctctctctcaaaatataaggAGTAATCTAGGAAGAGAAGGTATGAGAGAAtgtggaagaagaaaaatctattggaaaaaaaaaagacaagagtaaACAGGCAGAAATGTAGCACAACCTGGATGAAATGGCAAGCAGcctgtaaataaagaaaatgactgATTTAGGCTATacactaaacttttttttatccaAAACTTATCCACCTTTCATCTAGCAAATGAAATCATGTGATTACTACAATCAACCAcatgaaattcaaaatgaaaaataaaccaagAACCCTGAGAGCTTCTCTAACTTATACCCCTTCTTAGATTCAGGTCATAGCACacttcaacctttttttttttttttttttttttttttaagtaggcttcatgcccagagcagagcctaatgcagggcttgaactcatgaccctgagatcaagacctgagctgagatcaagagtccgatgcttaaccaattgaactaCCCAGGAGCTCCACACTTTAATCATTCTTAACGAATAGCTCTTTTCCTGTTACCCACTCCAGTGCTCACCACACGTGGACATTCATCTTGTCTTATAATTAAGCCCGTGCTGATACAGTTAAAGCCTTCTTCTACCTATGCATACCTGAGTAATAATTAGTCAGTGAGTCCCAATAACAGCTCTTAAAACTCGTAAGAATACACAGTGACTCCACAGAAGCCCCATTAGATGAAAGAACAAGTGACTAGAGGAAAACTCTTATATAAAAGTATctgtgaggggcatctgggtggcttagtcgattaagaatcagactcttggtttcaactcaggtcatgatctcacagttcatgagttcaagccttgcatcttgtgctctaagcacagagcctgtgtgggatcctctctctctacctccctctgcccctcccctgcccacactctctcaaaataaataaataaactttaaaaaagtacctGTGAAAGAATCCCCACAAATAAAAAGATAGGAAGTCAATTAAAACAATCTCAGATTTCTCTTAAGGTTAATCCTAGGCACTAATGAGTGTTTTCAATTCTATTTTCCAtctaaaagggaaaaacaaaattaatttttaatcatgACACATTCTGTAGCCAATTCTTACCTTAATTACatgattttctctatataatattGATTGAATAGCTGCATCAATATCTTCTTTAGCTAATACCTATAATTAcagaatgaaattttgaaaatcaaatcttaaaaaaaatcaaattattaataCTATCTGGACTCACAGACATCTCCGTGGAAAGTTCTccataaatacaatttttctacctcaaatCATATCATCCAGTACTTTTAAAGAGCATTTGAATCTTTCTGCTATTTGCTATAGCTCATCCAAGggcaaaaaataactcaaatcaCAGACATTTTGAATTCCAGCATGGACAAatgacttgcccagagtcacatggTAAGCagaactcatcttttttttcacatttcataaAAGGCTTTCACCTTTATGGGTTAAAACACAATCAGGCCTCTATTTGAATTCATTCAATCATTAGTGAATTCTACTTTAATTCATTTAGTCATTATAGCTATCAAATACTAataataaatttgtttatatacaagtcatttttagattttaaagcaACACAATCTTCAGGAAATAGTCcataacattaattttttccatttttataacaaATCTTCCACGATTAATATCCGCCAGAAATACAAGAGGTTGTAATTAAtgtcattgaattgtacacttaaaaatggttaaaaatagcGAACTTTgatactatatttattttaccacaatggaaacatgattaatttttttttaatttcccaaagtGACAGACATTTTGGGTGGGCCTTTAAAATCCATTCATAACTACacaaaaaatattctcaaattaacTATCATTGGAAATAGCTGTTTTCAGTTCCACTACTCTTGTTTTCAAAACAGATGAGTAAAATCTGAAAATCCAAGAACCTAACTTCCCAAGGATGGTTAACACCCAAGTAAATTAAGGGTCGTGGGAGTTAAGCAACAACTAGAAGCCTAGAAAATCCTGCCTGCAGACAAGAATTTAATCTCAAATGTATCTAACTCCAGATtcactttctttgttctttctgcctCACAGGATTGCTATTCCTGGCAAATCTGTTGTTCTCAAAACCAAGATGGGTACTGAATTAATATTctagacaaaaatagaaaaaacaacaaTCTGAAGACACTGGAGACTGACCAAAAACAGGGAGAAACAAGAAGGTAGTCAATAATTAGAAAAAGAGACTAACGGCAGTGgataaattttcagtttttatggaCTTTTGTCTAAGAGCAGGCCTCCATCAGAGCTAAAGGAGAGGGCTCAAACTCTGAAACATGAAGTTTTACAAAATTCAAGAATTAGAAGACAGAGTTCAGGGAAACCAGAGTAGCTGGAAAGTCAAAGGAGAAATACCTGAAAGGAGAAAGTCATAGAGCGGATGCcataaattttacaaattaattgACCAAATCTCTGGCAGATCCTTGAACTGTGTATGTACAAGGCAGActcctttggaaaacagtttggcactttcataaaaagttaaattcatttaccatatgacccactCCTTCTACAACTAGATAcgtacccaagagaaatgaaagtgtaTGTCCATAAAAAGACACGTGCATGACTGTTCCTAACAGCTTTATTTGTGACAGCCAAAAAatgcaaacaacccaaatgtccatcagcaggatGGGTAAACTATACAGCATttagcaaataagtaaataaaatactgatacatgccacaacacagatgaatcgcaaaataattatgctgagtaaaagcaGCCAGACAAAAAGCATACTGTAAGATTACATCTgcataaaattttttaagggcAAAATTAACCCAAGTGACAGCAAATCAGTGATTGCCTTGGTTGGGGATAGGCAAAGGAAGGAGGGTAGGTACAGGAGGAGGAAATTTGGGGCATAACAAATACGTTCATTCTCTTAATTGTGGTGGTTTCACGTGTGGCTACCTGTGTCAAAAATGTTCAAACTGTACACTTCAAATATACGCAGTTTATTGTGTaccaattataccttaataaagctgtttagaaaaaaagaaattacaaatatacaaacatatataatacaacatatatatatgttttccaaaatacaaacatatataaatttagGTGATGCAGTTTGCAAGAGTACTTCAGGAGagtggtggcgcctgggtggttgggTCAGTTGAGCACCGAACTCTcaatttccgttcaggtcatgatctcacagttcatgagatggcaCCCCAAGTCCAGCTCAGTGCTGGCAGGACtcagcctgcttgagagtctctctccccttctgtgtctgcccctcccccgctcacgtgagctctctctccctcaaaaatggataaactttttattttttttaagagcgcTTCAGGAGAAACTTATTGTTTGTTATACAGTAAAGGCCTATAATCAATTACCGATgattccaccttaagaaactagaaaatgaaaatacaaagtagaataaatggaataataaaggacagaaatgaaacacaaaacatAGAAAAACTGTTAAGCACAAGCCAGATCTCAATGCAACTAACCAAATATAAACTTCAAAATGCCGTACTACCGTTACCTCCATAAGATGAAGTGGCTGTGGTTCCAACCATTCTTTCGAGCTCTTGGGCTTATGAAGCTTGTCAGTTAGCATATCATCACTGTCTAAATTTGTCATTGTGGTCACAAATAACGGAGCTCCTAGAAAAACTAGAAGATTCACTTACTCATTAATGAGGCTTCAGTCCTATTTTCTCTTAATTAACAAGCCTTGGCCACTACGAACAGGTGTGGAACGGATTCTGAATTAGCAGCCACCCACACAGAGGCCTTCACCATAGTTTCTGATGATGTCTTCAGACCCAGCCTCTTCTAAGCAGGGGAGGTTCTCTCTGGACTGACCCGCGTCCCCCTGTAATTCCAGGCTTCCCACGTCCTCCTACAACACAGCCCGTCGGAGCCGGGGTGGCAATTACCAGCCGGGTCTCTAGGGGTCGCACTGCAGCACTTTCCTGACCGAGGGCCGCCAACCCGGAGAGTTGAAAGTTCCTGGCTACCGAAACCCACACAAGCAGGGCTGCTTATAGAAGGGAGGGGTTTTCAGACCATCTCTGCGTGACCTCAAGCTCTAGGACGCCCAAAGCACTccccccaacacatacacacacaaggacTGTCATCTGAGGGGGAAGCTATCATTATGGCTTGCGCCCGCTGTAGACTTACAGCACCCACgacccccatccctcccctcccaccccgtcCGCAAGATGCGTGCGTGCTCTGCCCGGCCCGGCAGGAGAGTTGCAGACCACGACAGATaccccagctcctccctcccccaagacTGACTGGGCCCTCGACTCCCTGCAGCACGCGGGGGCCCGGCCCGACGGCCTACGGCCCAGCAGTCGTCGGCTGCGGAAAGAGAGTGAACCCGCCCGAGCCTGCGGCCCCCTCAGCTCGGGCCCGTCGCCTCGGAAAGGCAGAACGTTCGCGTCTAGCGTCTCCCGACCGCACCCCCAGCGGACCCTATGCCGCGACAGACGACGACGAGTCAGAATTCTGcggggctcagggcctggagagcGGCCCCGGAACTCCTGAGCCGCAACCAACTGCGCTCCTCAGGTCCAATCCGGCGGGTTTGTAACCTGGACACCTGTGGTGCCCGCACTAGTGGGCGGGTCGTGGTTAGAGAGCCAAACCGAAGCCCTTCTCGGTGACAGGCAGCCATCGCAGCCAATAGCGAGGCACATCGCCTTcccgccccgccctcccccgcGACCGTTGACGGGACGGCTTTCCCTGAGTGCTTGGTCCCTTCTGCCTCCGCCAGGCTCACCGTGCTCCCCTGAGCCCTCTGGGTGTCTCCCGGCCAACTGGACGAGACAGTGGTCCTCCTTCCTGGCCTCCAGTCCCACTTAAGGAAACACCCCAGGGATGACCGGGAAGGGGCGCTGCCCTCAGAATTATCCCTTAGAAGGACGAGTGTTTGTGGAGGTTTCCCTTATGAAGACGGGAAATGTCGCTTTAAATGCGTTAAAGGTTTATTCAGTCCCCTGTATCAGAGCCTATAGTTGGCGCTGATGCTGGTCTGCGAGCGGTAAGAGAATGTGAGGACTCAGGATCAGCTGATCTCATTCAGCCTTGCTTAGATCATTGGCTGTGCATCCCGCAGGTGTTTTTCgctttggggtttatttttatttttatttttatttttttatagtttttttttcaatatatgaaatttattgtcaaattggtttccatacaacacccagtgctcatcccaaaaggtgccctcctcaatacccatcacccacccccccccaccccccatcaaccctcagtttgttctcagtttgtttttttttcaacgtttatttatttttgggacagagagagacagagcataaatgggggaggggcagagagagagggagacacagaatcggaaacaggctccaggctctgagccatcagcccagagcctgacgcggggctcgaactcacggaccgtgagatcgtgacctggctgaagtcggacgcttaaccgactgcgccacccaggcgcccctgttctcagtttttaagagtctcttatgctttggcgctctctcccactctaacctcttttttttttttttttcctttccctcccccatgggtttctgttaagtttctcaggatccacataagagtgaaaacatatggtatctgtctttctctgtatggcttatttcacttagcatcacactctccagttccatccacgttgctacaaaaggccatatttcattctttctcattgccacgtaatattccattgtgtatataaaccacaatttctttatccattcatcagttgatggacatttaggctgtttccataatttggctattgttgagagtgctgctataaacattggggtacaagtgcccctatgcatcagtactcctgtatcccttgggtaaattcctagcagtgctattgctgggtcatagggtaggtctatttttaattttctgaggaacctccacacttttccagagtggctgcaccaatttgcattcccaccaacagtgcaagagggttcccgtttctccacatcctcgccagcatctatagtctcctgatttgttcattttggccactctgactggcatgaggtgatatctgagtgtggttttgatttgtatttccctgatgaggagtgacgttgagcatcttttcatatgcctgttggccatccggatgtcttctttagacaagtgtctattcatgctttctgcccatttcttcactgggttatttgttttttgggtgtggagttcagtgagctctttatagattttggatactagacctttgtctgatatgtcctttgcaaatat is a window encoding:
- the LOC125162505 gene encoding protein FAM228B-like gives rise to the protein MTNLDSDDMLTDKLHKPKSSKEWLEPQPLHLMEVLAKEDIDAAIQSILYRENHVIKELDKYLQHHDFLNARRKERLYKRWTDHVADPLQKKIIEKVCSHKNIKKRRQEELDGFLKHVNKKGNAFIEHYDPKEYDPFYMNKEDPNFLKVTIPPFRDPLKKAQYDKDDDKRTLLQCETGKICTMKEFKEVEKAKLHSRFPRISNSRHFMTPNKWLMLPTTYIESEFCKRSR